From the Salmo trutta chromosome 2, fSalTru1.1, whole genome shotgun sequence genome, one window contains:
- the mki67 gene encoding proliferation marker protein Ki-67 isoform X5, whose protein sequence is MSLHGKIVVIKRSGGDGTEFPLTASCLFGRKPDCDIRIQLPHVSKEHCRIDLNENKEVILTNLSSTNPTRVNGEVFQQSERLKHGDLITIIDRSFRFEYPPAPTPKKNRYSTASKSETPQVLHETQARDTSAKDGTNTSDVKPKEDGSLEQNKPSSPFCELYQMFKQDLDSKTPKKALGTPASRLCPQNLISTRKVDGGSVNSTPNKAETENVSPVTGVTPKSAQGKRKSLKGRVVEGNVPVEDFIQLPPSILETPKGKRRSSKSKTPIAVEEKSTPVSQRKSRQATPEKFTASEVVQHTSECPTAETLTTPTRRRSKEATPIKSLITGVEPPADAAVSNQDQIILTENSTPSTPKTEHSRSPRSAGKKLQAQDVLCGLEVTTPINVKQLSAKKRKSGDLETEFPTPLCKRKRVSFGGHLEPELFDKRLPPDSPLCKGATPGRRSLCAPKMKQSLLRRASATGLIKEHEQSAPESLSMKGSPGKKASAKTPSPAKKSPKASAKTPSPAKKSPKASAKTPSPAKKSPKASAKTPSPAKKSPKASAKTPSPAKKSPKASAKKSPKASAKMSPKASAKTPSSAKKSPKAKTPSPGKEKTPKTAVKTPSPARRKSPLKDESQTPKAGKTPKTPASLPSANTTPTMQGRFSVSLVSTPSPTADQDSVLQPSVTVTPRVPLRRTTMLSTSKTTQKSAMKNALQVIRRRSGVSRASMKVVNSWADIVKFGQTKTQAVIPTKKTSTRVTKKKTVVPKPKTPVRKLIGHVSTGHADSPVTIVVGKAHRLKAIQPSGAAPKLVHNIALLKKNMRMDEDLSGIADIFKTPARQRKSVVNVQSALKTPLRAQSTSMIESSVMNTPEETGEMVVSPLVVSTAKRGAYNSDAVTRLLWDGQESSFITEEADDSHTTQNEILTLEMSSEESKKEQRPESKKSISTPKQKKPEQPECLTGVKRIMKTPRQKMQPIEDLRGKLMTTPKQKLEQPECLTGVKRIMKTPRQKMQPIEDLRGKLMTTPRGPKASQEVSLAGVKELLTTPKQIAEPVEQLSGNAHDDNVHSKSKEIHGDAISPKCLSGNVEFKMSLHGKIVVIKRSGGDGTEFPLTASCLFGRKPDCDICIKLPEVSKEHCRIELNENNEVILTNLSSTNPTRVNGEVLQESERLKHGDLITIIDRSFRFEYPQAPTPKKNRSSKQNTPRGRKALQKVSLDGVKTPKHIAQPVEEISGDAQKISDAMTTEAVEELAAALDEAVEEEQPAPLAEAVQDVEEPVTAPAEAVEEEQPAPLAELVAAPAEVEELVAAPAEVEELVAAPAEVEELVAAPAEVEEPVAAPAEAVEVAHLDSEEPSVPVKGRRKKTEGIVPPPARGRSARHSETSSVEAPAETMGSVDVQDKMAADPVPAEKPKSGRKAKKASIERVESVQENAVESESAEIPPIEDQQPTSDVPVEKPRRGRKAKRASVEQVETVLEKTVEAVSVPVTEKVEAQTPVVRSKRGRKTKQDSVEVEAEVVEISPIDVVEAKEMPASLPVEKPRARGRRAKQEFEEAKTMEENVAEVVAVDIPTEEVEASVLFAKLKRGRKTKQESIEQVESVSVETPIEQVEAQEQTTVAPVEKPKRGGRKTKQASVAQVEPEDHPVESLTVELQEQTTVAPVEKPKRGGRKTKQASVEQVEPVEDHPVESLTVEAQEQTTVAPVEKPKRGGRKTKQASVEQVESEDHPVECLTVEAQEHTTVAPVEKPKRGGRKTKQASVEQVESEDHPVECLTVEAQEHTTVAPVEKPKRGGRKTKQASVEQVESEDHPVESLTVEAQEQTTVAPVEKPKRVGRRTKQDPECVVPPVSTETQEETSAPSTEKPKRGGRRAKQQKVPEIVEVENMVVQEVHLPAQTEVNAKPEREETVAEELLEAPVVKPGWRGKAKAVVKDEVPAKRARRGAADSTKVPTVAEATVEVPTEPVKRGRRAAKSKVSADDTTIAAECTPLEAEVTDTEVMTAVVKKGRGKAPKKGNAVSETTSDQANSIEGMETIDEDSKKTSKSVNWKPDLEVTHKVTPLPKQKTSRRNDTVPVTKVEEQPERSEEQQVVKTVRGRRARSYVEVKETVQSTPSKRARHSAIETSAAEATVPISKAVNERNAARNMKTEEADLSDKAVPKEPVKKTRRAAKSTVAAPVEATSTTPAVPEEVPETIPEATVVGATKGRSKATKGKAVSQEIDIEQGTESEQPCKPRRGRAARK, encoded by the exons GAAAAATAGATATTCTACTGCTAGCAAAAGTGAAACTCCTCAG GTTTTACATGAAACCCAAGCGAGGGATACCAGCGCTAAAGATGGAACCAACACTTCTGATGTCAAACCCAAGGAGGATGGAAGTCTTGAACAGAACAAACCAAGCTCCCCCTTCTGTGAGCTGTACCAAATGTTCAAACAAGATCTGGATTCCAAGACTCCAAAGAAAGCACTTGGAACACCTGCTTCGAGGCTTTGCCCACAGAACCTTATCTCAACCAGGAAAGTGGATGGGGGGTCTGTCAATTCCACACCCAATAAGGCGGAGACTGAAAATGTGTCACCTGTCACTGGAGTGACTCCAAAATCAGCTCAGGGGAAGCGAAAGTCCCTCAAAGGTCGGGTTGTTGAGGGGAATGTGCCAGTCGAAGATTTCATCCAACTGCCTCCATCTATTCTTGAAACTCCCAAAGGTAAAAGGCGTTCTTCAAAGTCCAAAACACCCATCGCTGTCGAAGAAAAATCCACCCCTGTTTCTCAGAGGAAAAGTCGCCAGGCAACCCCCGAGAAGTTCACTGCTAGTGAAGTGGTTCAGCACACTTCTGAGTGTCCGACTGCAGAAACCCTTACGACCCCCACTAGGAGGAGGAGCAAGGAAGCCACTCCTATCAAATCTTTGATAACTGGGGTAGAACCACCTGCTGATGCTGCCGTCTCAAACCAAGACCAGATCATACTAACTGAGAATTCCACGCCAAGTACTCCTAAGACCGAGCACTCCCGCTCTCCAAGGTCTGCTGGGAAAAAGCTTCAAGCCCAGGATGTGCTTTGTGGGCTGGAGGTGACCACACCCATCAATG TTAAACAGTTGTCTGCTAAGAAACGGAAGAGTGGAGACCTTGAAACTGAATTTCCAACACCTCTGTGCAAGAGGAAAAGGGTTTCATTTGGAGGTCATTTGGAGCCGGAACTGTTCGATAAACGTCTTCCTCCTGACTCCCCACTATGCAAAGGAGCCACTCCTGGACGGCGAAGCCTGTGTGCCCCCAAAATGAAACAGTCACTCCTCAGGAGAGCGTCTGCAACTGGTCTGATAAAG GAGCATGAACAATCTGCCCCAGAGAGTCTTAGCATGAAAGGAAGTCCAGGAAAGAAGGCATCTGCCAAGACTCCCTCGCCCGCCAAGAAGTCACCGAAGGCATCTGCCAAGACTCCCTCGCCCGCCAAGAAGTCACCGAAGGCATCTGCCAAGACTCCCTCGCCCGCCAAGAAGTCACCGAAGGCATCTGCCAAGACTCCCTCGCCCGCCAAGAAGTCACCGAAGGCATCTGCCAAGACTCCCTCGCCTGCCAAGAAGTCACCGAAGGCATCTGCCAAGAAGTCACCGAAGGCATCTGCCAAGATGTCACCGAAGGCATCTGCCAAGACTCCCTCGTCTGCCAAGAAGTCACCGAAAGCTAAAACTCCATCTCCAGGTAAAGAGAAGACCCCGAAAACCGCTGTCAAGACTCCATCTCCTGCTCGAAGAAAGTCTCCATTAAAAGATGAATCTCAAACACCCAAGGCTGGGAAAACTCCCAAGACCCCTGCAAGTTTGCCATCAGCCAACACGACACCCACCATGCAAGGCCGGTTCTCAGTGTCCCTCGTCAGCACCCCATCACCCACCGCAGACCAGGACTCTGTCCTACAGCCGTCTGTCACTGTAACGCCTCGTGTTCCCTTGAGGCGAACGACCATGTTGTCTACCTCGAAGACAACACAGAAAAGTGCAATGAAAAATGCCCTTCAAGTCATCCGTAGAAGAAGTGGTGTTTCTCGGGCATCTATGAAAG TTGTGAATTCCTGGGCTGACATTGTGAAGTTTGGCCAGACCAAGACCCAAGCTGTTATCCCAACCAAAAAAACTTCCACCCGGGTGACTAAGAAGAAGACTGTTGTACCAAAACCGAAG ACACCTGTGAGGAAACTCATAGGACATGTCAGCACTGGTCATGCAGATTCACCTGTGACCATTGTTGTGGGCAAAGCTCACAGGCTGAAAGCCATTCAGCCAAGTGGGGCCGCCCCAAAGCTTGTCCACAACATTGCACTGCTAAAAAAGAACATGAGAATGGATGAGGATTTGTCAG GCATTGCAGACATTTTCAAGACCCCTGCAAGGCAGAGGAAGTCTGTGGTAAATGTGCAGAGTGCCCTCAAGACCCCTTTGAGAGCCCAGTCTACTTCTATGATTGAATCATCAGTGATGAATACCCCAGAGGAGACTG GTGAAATGGTGGTGTCTCCACTTGTTGTTTCTACTGCTAAACGGGGCGCGTACAACAGCGATGCAGTCACTAGACTCCTTTGGGATGGTCAAGAATCCAGTTTCATCACGGAGGAAGCTGATGACTCCCATACTACACAAAATGAGATTCTTACCTTAGAGATGTCTTCAGAAGAATCGAAGAAAGAACAGCGGCCAGAATCCAAAAAATCTATTTCGACTCCCAAACAGAAGAAACCTGAACAACCCGAGTGTCTCACTGGCGTGAAGAGGATCATGAAGACCCCAAGACAGAAGATGCAACCCATTGAAGACCTCAGAGGAAAACTGATGACAACTCCCAAACAGAAACTTGAACAACCTGAGTGTCTCACTGGTGTGAAGAGGATCATGAAGACCCCAAGACAGAAGATGCAACCCATTGAAGACCTCAGAGGAAAACTGATGACAACTCCAAGAGGGCCTAAGGCTTCTCAGGAAGTGAGCTTAGCTGGTGTAAAGGAACTCCTGACAACCCCCAAACAAATCGCTGAACCTGTTGAACAGCTTTCTGGTAATGCCCATGATGACAACGTCCACAGCAAGTCAAAAGAG ATTCACGGTGACGCTATTTCTCCTAAATGCCTCTCAG gTAACGTTGAATTCAAAATGTCTCTGCACGGGAAAATAGTTGTAATCAAAAGGAGTGGGGGAGATGGGACTGAGTTTCCTCTGACTGCATCATGCTTATTTGGAAG GAAACCTGACTGCGACATTTGCATTAAACTTCCCGAAGTATCCAAGGAGCATTGCAGGATTGAGTTGAATGAAAATAACGAG gTTATTTTAACTAATTTGAGTTCAACGAACCCGACCCGTGTCAATGGGGAGGTTTTGCAGGAGTCTGAACGTTTGAAACATGGGGATCTAATCACAATTATTGACCGTTCTTTCAG GTTTGAATACCCTCAAGCACCCACTCCAAAGAAAAATAGATCTTCTAAACAGAACACTCCAAGAGGGCGTAAGGCTCTTCAGAAAGTAAGCTTAGATGGTGTGAAGACCCCCAAACACATCGCTCAACCCGTTGAAGAGATTTCTGGTGACGCCCAAAAGATTTCTGATGCCATGACAACAGAGGCAGTGGAAGAGCTTGCTGCTGCTCTTGATGAAGCAGTGGAGGAAGAACAACCTGCTCCTCTTGCTGAGGCCGTGCAGGACGTAGAAGAGCCTGTTACTGCACCTGCTGAGGCAGTGGAGGAAGAACAACCTGCTCCTCTTGCTGAG CTCGTTGCTGCACCTGCTGAGGTAGAAGAGCTCGTTGCTGCACCTGCTGAGGTAGAAGAGCTCGTTGCTGCACCTGCTGAGGTAGAAGAGCTCGTTGCTGCACCTGCTGAGGTAGAAGAGCCCGTTGCTGCACCTGCTGAGGCAGTGGAGGTAGCACATCTTGACAGTGAAGAGCCTTCTGTTCCAGTAAAAGGTAGAAGAAAGAAAACTGAGGGGATTGTGCCACCACCTGCTAGAGGGAGATCGGCAAGGCATAGTGAAACCAGTAGCGTTGAGGCACCAGCAGAAACGATGGGCTCTGTGGATGTCCAGGATAAAATGGCAGCTGACCCAGTTCCTGCTGAAAAGCCCAAGAGTGGAAGAAAGGCCAAAAAGGCTTCTATAGAGCGAGTTGAATCAGTGCAGGAGAATGCTGTTGAAAGTGAGAGTGCTGAAATTCCTCCAATTGAGGACCAGCAGCCAACTTCTGATGTCCCTGTGGAAAAACCCAGAAGAGGAAGAAAGGCCAAACGGGCTTCTGTAGAACAAGTTGAAACTGTGTTGGAGAAGACTGTTGAAGCCGTGAGTGTTCCTGTCACTGAGAAGGTTGAGGCCCAGACTCCAGTCGTTAGATCTAAGAGAGGAAGAAAGACTAAACAGGATTCAGTAGAAGTTGAAGCGGAGGTTGTTGAAATTTCTCCAATTGATGTTGTGGAAGCCAAGGAGATGCCTGCTAGTCTTCCTGTTGAGAAACCACGGGCAAGAGGAAGACGGGCTAAACAGGAGTTTGAAGAAGCCAAAACAATGGAAGAAAATGTTGCTGAAGTTGTGGCAGTTGATATTCCTACAGAAGAGGTGGAGGCCTCAGTCCTGTTTGCAAAACTCAAAAGAGGAAGAAAGACTAAGCAGGAGTCTATAGAGCAAGTGGAGTCTGTGAGTGTTGAAACTCCCATCGAACAAGTTGAGGCCCAGGAGCAGACCACTGTGGCTCCAGTTGAGAAACCCAAAAGAGGGGGAAGAAAGACTAAGCAAGCTTCTGTAGCGCAAGTTGAGCCTGAGGATCACCCTGTTGAGTCTCTGACTGTTGAACTCCAGGAGCAGACTACTGTGGCTCCAGTTGAGAAACCcaaaagaggggggagaaagactAAGCAAGCTTCTGTAGAGCAAGTTGAGCCTGTTGAGGATCACCCTGTTGAGTCTCTGACTGTTGAAGCCCAGGAGCAGACTACCGTGGCTCCAGTTGAGAAACCCAAAAGAGGGGGAAGAAAGACTAAGCAAGCTTCTGTAGAGCAAGTTGAGTCTGAGGATCACCCTGTTGAGTGTCTGACTGTTGAAGCCCAGGAGCACACTACCGTGGCTCCAGTTGAGAAACCCAAAAGAGGGGGAAGAAAGACTAAGCAAGCTTCTGTAGAGCAAGTTGAGTCTGAGGATCACCCTGTTGAGTGTCTGACTGTTGAAGCCCAGGAGCACACTACCGTGGCTCCAGTTGAGAAACCCAAAAGAGGGGGAAGAAAGACTAAGCAAGCTTCTGTAGAGCAAGTTGAGTCTGAGGATCACCCTGTTGAGTCTCTGACTGTTGAAGCTCAGGAGCAGACTACTGTGGCTCCAGTTGAGAAACCTAAACGAGTGGGAAGGAGGACTAAACAGGACCCTGAGTGTGTTGTCCCGCCAGTATCCACAGAGACTCAGGAGGAAACATCTGCTCCCTCTACAGAGAAACCTAAAAGAGGAGGAAGACGAGCAAAGCAGCAGAAGGTTCCTGAAATAGTGGAAGTTGAGAACATGGTAGTGCAGGAGGTCCACCTTCCTGCACAAACTGAGGTTAATGCTAAACCAGAGCGTGAAGAGACTGTTGCTGAAGAACTGCTGGAAGCTCCGGTTGTCAAACCAGGATGGAGAGGGAAGGCAAAAGCCGTTGTTAAGGATGAAGTGCCTGCCAAGCGAGCACGCAGAGGAGCAGCTGATTCCACAAAGGTGCCCACTGTTGCAGAAGCAACTGTGGAAGTTCCAACCGAGCCTGTCAAGCGAGGTAGAAGGGCAGCTAAATCCAAAGTCTCTGCAGATGACACCACCATTGCAGCCGAGTGCACTCCATTGGAGGCTGAGGTAACAGACACGGAGGTAATGACTGCTGTGGTTAAAAAAGGACGAGGAAAAGCCCCTAAAAAGGGAAATGCTGTTTCTGAAACGACCTCTGACCAGGCAAATTCTATTGAAGGCATGGAAACCATTGACGAAGACTCAAAAAAGACCTCAAAATCTGTGAATTGGAAACCTGATTTGGAAGTTACACACAAGGTCACCCCTCTTCCTAAACAGAAGACATCCAGACGGAATGATACTGTTCCTGTTACTAAGGTTGAAGAACAGCCTGAACGGAGTGAAGAACAGCAGGTTGTGAAGACAGTGCGAGGAAGAAGAGCAAGATCTTATGTCGAGGTCAAAGAGACCGTACAATCAACACCCTCAAAAAGGGCACGCCATAGCGCCATAGAGACCTCTGCTGCTGAAGCCACGGTCCCCATTTCAAAGGCAGTAAACGAAAGAAATGCAGCAAGAAATATGAAAACTGAAGAGGCAGATCTCTCTGATAAAGCTGTTCCAAAGGAGCCTGTCAAGAAAACAAGACGAGCAGCAAAGTCTACTGTAGCAGCTCCCGTTGAGGCCACTAGCACTACTCCTGCTGTCCCGGAGGAAGTGCCAGAGACCATCCCCGAAGCCACAGTTGTGGGTGCTACAAAAGGAAGAAGTAAAGCGACAAAGGGAAAAGCTGTATCTCAGGAAATAGACATTGAGCAAGGTACTGAGTCGGAGCAGCCGTGTAAGCCCCGCAGAGGGAGAGCAGCTAGAAAATAG